A window of the Lactuca sativa cultivar Salinas chromosome 5, Lsat_Salinas_v11, whole genome shotgun sequence genome harbors these coding sequences:
- the LOC111918701 gene encoding uncharacterized protein LOC111918701 gives MTFLMDVRAKRPAVSSSSSSAPRSRRSRHLDFFSGLPQYVDSGDCSCVYEFCGAYFWYLERVAKFSTPAHPRYSHCCRDGGVVLPYPPAFEPNFFALYENVSFMKGFRAYNSMFSMTSFGANVDHAVNEDRGPYVFKISGQISHTIGSLSLDPVKGPRFLQLHLFDTEHEVQNRLKAIDGPRKKDLDGNIVHFLVGFLGANNEYVRTFKTSKIMADECNLDLYAVRLFNNVPDRTYGLPSPGSLGCIVTRDDATCTTYDIVVFSHSGQPKRISKLHPSYMPLQYPLLFPYGEEGWSPRLKMGNRRGATAKNLTVNMYYAYHIHARRHIWSPIVNASRLFQQYLVDAYTCIE, from the coding sequence ATGACTTTTTTAATGGATGTTCGGGCAAAGCGGCCAGCTgtatcttcttcctcctcctctgcTCCTCGGTCTCGCAGGTCTCGACATCTCGATTTCTTTTCTGGCCTTCCTCAATATGTTGATTCTGGTGATTGCAGCTGTGTTTATGAATTCTGTGGTGCGTATTTCTGGTATCTTGAAAGGGTTGCTAAGTTTTCGACACCTGCTCATCCGAGGTATAGTCATTGTTGTCGGGATGGAGGTGTTGTTCTTCCATATCCTCCTGCATTTGAACCCAATTTCTTTGCTCTTTATGAGAATGTAAGTTTTATGAAGGGTTTTAGGGCATATAATAGCATGTTTTCCATGACTTCTTTTGGGGCGAATGTAGATCACGCTGTTAATGAAGATCGTGGGCCTTATGTTTTTAAGATATCTGGGCAGATTTCTCATACGATTGGATCACTATCTCTGGATCCTGTAAAGGGTCCCAGGTTTCTTCAACTCCATCTATTTGATACAGAGCACGAAGTTCAAAACAGATTGAAGGCTATTGATGGTCCAAGGAAGAAGGATTTAGATGGTAATATTGTCCATTTTCTTGTAGGGTTCTTGGGGGCTAATAATGAATACGTACGAACATTTAAAACATCTAAGATTATGGCAGATGAGTGTAATCTAGACCTGTATGCAGTCCGTCTATTTAACAATGTGCCTGATCGTACATACGGGTTGCCCTCTCCTGGATCTTTAGGTTGTATAGTAACTAGAGATGATGCAACCTGCACCACGTATGACATTGTTGTGTTTTCCCACTCGGGTCAACCTAAACGGATTAGTAAGCTGCATCCAAGTTATATGCCCTTGCAATACCCGCTATTGTTTCCATATGGTGAGGAAGGATGGTCTCCCCGTTTGAAGATGGGTAATCGGAGAGGAGCTACTGCAAAAAACCTTACTGTTAACATGTATTACGCTTATCATATTCATGCTAGACGCCATATCTGGTCCCCCATAGTGAACGCGTCTAGACTATTCCAACAGTATTTAGTAGATGCGTACACCTGTATTGAATAG
- the LOC111918700 gene encoding uncharacterized protein LOC111918700 — MYILHRLPFDNADLYTIEFQKRGLPHCHTLLWVKAADRIRTTADVDTYITTELPDPVTDSELYETITSCMIHDSCGLINPKAPCMKDGKCSKRFPKPFLDSTLFDTEGYVSYKRNASAHHINQHGQLIDNGYIVPYNRRLSSRFRAHINVKYCGWNMMIKYLFKYISKGADRVRYTIQKAEQPDESTPVITFGNQDAPQNPQVRSVDEVKNFLDGRYICPHEAAWRILNFHIHLRHPPVQVLSVHKENMQQLLFKEDSTIPEVLSNPYSTITTLIGWFRSNTRDPAGRHLTYLEYPKAYKWEKSFKSWSPRVDESSKMIGRLVFAHPTLGELFYLRMLLCHQKGCTSFQDLRTVSGTIYPTFRAACNALNLIGDDAEWLTAFTEASVWATSPQLRSLFCQLLLFCEVRNPQTLWEFACEKMKDDYLHAMKREMPDKDVASFTDIIQQQLLNDLDNTLRSSVPSKSMAVFGLPIPTNQINDVLQNRLLLEEMSYDREALKRQHQILLPQLNIDQLSFYNVVTESIENRKQILMFVYGHGGTGKTFLWTTIISYLRSKGKIVLAVASSGIASLFLPSGTTTHSRFKIPIDLTEKKSCDIKKRTFLVDLLQRTSLMFWDEAPMSDRRCFEFLDRSLRDVLDCDDQLFGGIYVLLGGDFRQTLPVLPKAT, encoded by the coding sequence ATGTATATTCTTCATAGGTTACCTTTTGACAATGCAGATTTGTACACCATTGAATTCCAAAAGAGAGGCCTTCCCCATTGCCATACTCTACTTTGGGTAAAGGCAGCTGACAGAATAAGAACCACAGCTGATGTTGATACATATATCACAACGGAGCTGCCAGATCCTGTCACAGATTCGGAACTGTATGAGACAATAACTAGCTGTATGATACACGACTCGTGTGGACTGATCAACCCAAAAGCTCCATGTATGAAAGATGGTAAATGCAGCAAGCGTTTCCCTAAGCCCTTTCTTGATTCCACATTGTTTGACACAGAAGGCTACGTTAGTTACAAACGTAACGCATCTGCGCACCATATAAATCAACATGGACAACTTATAGACAACGGTTACATTGTGCCTTACAATAGAAGACTTTCCTCACGCTTCCGCGCACACATCAATGTCAAATATTGTGGATGGAACATGATGATAAAATACCTATTCAAATACATCTCGAAAGGAGCAGATCGTGTTAGATACACAATCCAAAAAGCAGAACAACCCGATGAATCCACCCCTGTCATAACCTTTGGTAATCAGGACGCGCCACAGAATCCTCAAGTTCGATCTGTGGACGAGGTGAAGAATTTCCTAGATGGCCGTTACATATGTCCACACGAAGCAGCATGGCGCATTCTAAACTTTCACATACACCTTCGGCATCCGCCTGTTCAGGTTCTCTCTGTACACAAAGAAAACATGCAACAACTACTGTTTAAGGAAGACTCGACAATACCAGAAGTTCTCTCGAACCCATACAGCACCATCACAACTCTTATAGGGTGGTTTCGCAGCAATACAAGAGATCCAGCAGGCCGTCACCTTACCTATCTAGAATACCCAAAAGCTTATAAATGGGAAAAGTCTTTCAAGTCGTGGAGCCCTCGGGTTGATGAGTCATCAAAAATGATTGGGCGGCTTGTGTTCGCCCATCCTACGTTAGGCGAATTATTTTATCTACGTATGTTGCTTTGTCACCAAAAGGGCTGTACGTCTTTTCAAGACTTACGGACTGTCTCCGGTACCATTTACCCAACCTTCAGAGCCGCTTGCAACGCACTAAACCTAATAGGCGACGACGCCGAATGGCTCACCGCATTCACTGAAGCATCCGTTTGGGCAACTTCGCCACAACTTCGCTCTCTTTTCTGTCAACTTTTGCTTTTCTGCGAAGTTAGAAACCCACAAACACTGTGGGAATTTGCGTGTGAAAAAATGAAGGACGACTACTTACACGCAATGAAAAGGGAAATGCCAGATAAGGATGTTGCCTCTTTTACGGACATCATCCAGCAGCAACTATTAAACGATCTAGATAACACCCTCCGTTCTTCTGTCCCATCTAAATCAATGGCTGTTTTCGGTCTCCCAATTCCTACGAATCAAATCAATGATGTTTTGCAAAATCGCCTTCTGCTTGAAGAGATGAGCTATGACAGAGAAGCCCTAAAAAGACAACATCAGATCCTCCTGCCACAGCTAAATATCGATCAGCTTTCATTCTATAATGTTGTCACAGAGTCAATTGAAAATAGAAAGCAAATACTCATGTTCGTCTATGGACATGGAGGTACTGGAAAGACATTCCTATGGACTACTATTATCTCCTACCTAAGGTCTAAAGGAAAAATTGTATTGGCGGTTGCATCTTCCGGGATCGCATCTCTTTTTCTTCCTTCTGGAACAACGACACATTCAAGGTTCAAAATCCCAATCGACCTGACAGAAAAAAAATCCTGTGATATAAAGAAAAGGACATTTCTCGTTGATCTTTTACAGCGCACATCACTCATGTTTTGGGATGAAGCACCTATGAGTGACAGAAGATGTTTTGAATTTCTAGACCGTTCACTCAGAGATGTATTAGATTGTGATGACCAACTGTTTGGTGGCATATATGTTCTTCTTGGTGGTGACTTCCGGCAAACACTTCCCGTCCTACCAAAAGCTACATGA
- the LOC111918685 gene encoding cytochrome b561 and DOMON domain-containing protein At2g04850 yields MIPLLFFFLLLSLLPHRSFSAHCTTVTTTKTFEKCMSLPSQEASIAWTFHRHNSTLEMVFSGSFISPSGWVAWGINPTSPEMTGTRALITFPDPNSGQLVLLPYIIDPTVKLQRSPLLSRPLDIHLVSSSAALYGGRMATVHNGATIQIYATLKLKPNKTKIHNVWNRGLYVQGYSPTIHPTTIADLSSITTIDVLSGVSASGPNSNIRTLKLAHGFMNAISWGVLLPIGAVTARYLRHIQSLGPTWFYVHAGIQLFSFVLGTAGFAIGVHLGELSPGRVYGLHRKLGFAAFFLGSLQTLALLFRPKTTNKFRKYWKSYHHFVGYACVILGVVNVFQGFEVMGEGGSYAKLVYCLCLSTLIGVCVALEVNSWVIFCRKSKEEKLRREGVIRGQEKACGPEHGDRH; encoded by the coding sequence ATGATTCCCttactcttcttcttcctcctcctctctctcctCCCACACAGATCTTTCTCCGCTCACTGCACCACCGTCACCACCACCAAAACCTTCGAAAAATGCATGTCATTACCCTCCCAAGAAGCTTCAATAGCATGGACGTTCCACAGACATAACTCAACTCTCGAGATGGTCTTTTCCGGTAGCTTTATATCACCTTCCGGTTGGGTCGCATGGGGTATAAACCCCACCTCACCTGAAATGACCGGAACACGAGCTCTCATCACCTTCCCGGACCCAAACTCCGGCCAGTTGGTCCTCCTGCCTTACATCATAGATCCAACTGTGAAACTTCAACGGAGTCCACTCCTATCTCGGCCACTCGACATCCATCTCGTATCTTCTTCTGCCGCCTTGTACGGCGGCAGAATGGCGACAGTCCATAACGGGGCCACCATTCAGATATACGCCACGTTAAAACTTAAACCAAACAAGACCAAGATTCATAATGTGTGGAACAGAGGGCTGTATGTACAAGGCTACTCTCCTACAATCCATCCAACCACCATCGCCGACCTTTCCTCAATCACCACCATTGATGTTTTATCAGGCGTATCAGCTTCTGGACCAAATAGCAACATCAGAACTCTAAAACTTGCTCATGGCTTTATGAATGCAATTTCATGGGGGGTATTGTTACCAATCGGAGCAGTCACTGCACGCTACTTACGACACATACAGTCATTAGGGCCTACGTGGTTTTACGTCCATGCCGGAATTCAGCTTTTTTCCTTTGTTCTAGGGACTGCTGGATTCGCGATTGGGGTTCATCTCGGAGAACTGTCGCCGGGAAGGGTTTATGGACTTCACCGGAAGCTGGGGTTTGCAGCGTTTTTCTTGGGTAGTCTTCAAACACTGGCGCTGCTATTTAGGCCAAAGACTACGAACAAGTTCAGAAAGTACTGGAAATCGTACCACCATTTTGTGGGGTATGCGTGTGTGATTTTGGGAGTTGTTAATGTGTTTCAAGGATTTGAAGTGATGGGGGAAGGGGGGTCTTATGCTAAGTTAGTGTACTGTTTGTGTTTATCAACGTTGATTGGAGTTTGTGTGGCATTAGAAGTCAACTCTTGGGTAATATTCTGTAGGAAATCGAAGGAAGAGAAGTTGAGAAGAGAAGGGGTTATAAGGGGTCAAGAGAAAGCTTGTGGACCAGAGCATGGTGATCGACACTAG